In Erigeron canadensis isolate Cc75 chromosome 6, C_canadensis_v1, whole genome shotgun sequence, the following are encoded in one genomic region:
- the LOC122602745 gene encoding uncharacterized protein LOC122602745 isoform X2 → MDEAKEGQNDSQMVVVRTDDMAIRVVNKRYEGLSTVRAKAIKGKGAWYWAYLEPVLVRNPDTNDPKAVKLKCNLCEAAFSASNPSRTASEHLKRGTCPKFNSLLKPSSSSSTSLPPLSSPSSLVHHRKRFASVGTTSNEGLNSYNQQLSHHRHSQHLCLSGGKDDLGPLAMLEDSVKKLKSPKPLPPGPHLTKTQIDSALSLLTDWFYESYGSVSFPSLDHPKFKAFMNQVGLPDISKQDFMSSRLDSKYQEAKLESEVKLRDAEFYQLVSDGWKNKIFGNGDEGLIKFMVNLPNGTTLFQKAFFPGGSGCSMAVPATYAEEIMWETVTGTCDVVQKCVGIVADKYKAKTLRNLETRNHWMVNLSCQLKGVSNLIKDFSKELPLFKNVVDNCLKITSLFNNNSQARSILNKFRLQESRLSVSSFGVPPLLYCEDLQNFSHIISMLDNTLSHARVLHLVVMDDSFKVVLMEDSLAREVAEVIHNMAFWNDVEAINTLIKLIRSMTEEIEAERPLVGQCLPLWEDLRAKMKAWCVKFSIHEAVVEKIVDKRFRKNYHPAWSAAFILDPVYLIRDTSGKYLPPFKCLTCEQEKDVDSLITRLVSREEAHIASMELMKWRSEGLDPLYAQAVQVKKRDPFTGKMKIANPQSSRLIWETILKEFTILGKIAVRLLFLHATSSGFKCSWSFMRWVWNQGEVQSRDGLERVQKMIFVAAHSKLKKREFGNEGDNEAELFAPKDDDMLNEVFVDTSSL, encoded by the coding sequence ATGGATGAAGCTAAAGAGGGCCAGAATGATAGCCAAATGGTGGTAGTGAGGACAGATGACATGGCAATAAGAGTAGTGAACAAGAGATATGAAGGATTAAGTACGGTTCGGGCGAAAGCGATTAAAGGAAAAGGAGCTTGGTATTGGGCATATCTTGAGCCAGTTTTAGTTCGAAACCCTGACACGAATGACCCGAAAGCCGTTAAGCTAAAATGTAATCTTTGTGAAGCTGCTTTCTCAGCATCAAATCCATCAAGAACTGCCTCTGAGCATCTTAAAAGAGGAACTTGTCCTAAATTTAACTCTCTTTTAAAACCCTCGTCCTCTTCTTCTACCTCATTGCCACCGTTGTCTTCGCCGTCTTCTCTCGTTCATCATCGTAAACGTTTCGCGTCTGTCGGCACTACTTCAAACGAAGGCCTAAATAGTTACAACCAACAGCTGTCTCATCATCGGCATAGTCAGCATTTGTGTTTATCTGGTGGGAAAGATGATTTAGGCCCATTAGCAATGTTGGAAGATAgtgtaaaaaagttaaaaagtccAAAGCCTTTACCACCCGGTCCtcatttaacaaaaacccaaatTGATTCAGCTCTTAGTTTATTAACTGATTGGTTTTACGAGTCTTATGGTTCGGTTTCTTTTCCAAGTTTGGACCATCCAAAGTTTAAAGCTTTTATGAATCAAGTCGGTTTGCCTGACATTTCTAAACAAGATTTCATGTCATCAAGGCTTGACTCGAAGTACCAAGAAGCTAAACTAGAATCAGAAGTTAAGCTGAGGGATGCAGAGTTTTATCAGCTCGTTTCTGATGGATGGAAGAACAAAATTTTTGGTAATGGAGATGAGGGCTTGATTAAGTTCATGGTTAATCTTCCCAATGGAACCACATTGTTCCAAAAAGCCTTTTTTCCAGGTGGCAGTGGTTGCTCAATGGCGGTTCCTGCCACGTATGCAGAGGAGATCATGTGGGAAACCGTTACAGGTACATGTGATGTTGTTCAAAAATGTGTTGGGATAGTGGCAGATAAGTATAAAGCAAAGACCTTGAGGAATTTGGAAACTAGAAATCATTGGATGGTTAACTTATCTTGTCAACTTAAGGGTGTTAGTAATTTGATTAAGGATTTTAGTAAAGAGCTGCCTCTTTTCAAGAATGTAGTTGATAATTGCTTAAAGATAACCAGTTTATTTAACAATAATTCTCAAGCTAGGAGTATTTTAAACAAGTTTCGGTTACAAGAGTCAAGATTGTCAGTTTCCTCGTTTGGAGTTCCTCCCCTTTTGTATTGTGAAGACTTACAAAACTTTTCGCATATTATTTCAATGTTGGACAATACCTTGAGTCATGCTCGGGTGTTGCATTTAGTTGTTATGGACGATTCGTTCAAAGTTGTGTTGATGGAAGATTCTCTTGCTAGAGAAGTTGCGGAAGTGATTCATAATATGGCGTTTTGGAATGATGTTGAAGCTATTAATACTTTGATCAAGTTGATCAGAAGCATGACTGAAGAGATTGAAGCAGAAAGGCCATTAGTGGGGCAGTGTCTGCCTCTTTGGGAGGATTTACGGGCTAAAATGAAGGCCTGGTGTGTCAAATTCAGCATCCATGAGGCGGTTGTTGAGAAAATTGTTGACAAACGATTCAGGAAAAACTATCATCCTGCATGGTCAGCTGCGTTTATACTTGATCCAGTGTATTTAATAAGGGACACAAGCGGAAAATACCTCCCGCCTTTTAAATGCTTAACTtgtgaacaagaaaaagatgttgATAGTTTAATTACACGTCTAGTTTCACGGGAAGAAGCTCACATTGCATCAATGGAGCTCATGAAATGGAGGTCAGAGGGACTCGACCCTTTGTATGCACAGGCGGTTCAAGTCAAAAAACGTGACCCATTTACAGGAAAGATGAAGATAGCAAACCCTCAAAGTAGTAGACTCATTTGGGAGACCATCTTGAAAGAGTTCACCATTTTGGGAAAGATTGCAGTGAGGCTTTTGTTTCTTCATGCAACCTCTAGTGGGTTCAAGTGCAGTTGGTCTTTCATGAGATGGGTATGGAATCAAGGTGAAGTTCAATCAAGGGATGGTCTCGAAAGGGTGCAAAAGATGATATTTGTTGCAGCTCACTCGAAGCTTAAAAAACGTGAATTTGGTAACGAGGGGGACAATGAGGCAGAACTATTTGCCCCTAAAGACGATGACATGCTTAATGAGGTCTTTGTCGATACATCCTCATTGTAA
- the LOC122602745 gene encoding uncharacterized protein LOC122602745 isoform X1, whose translation MVVVRTDDMAIRVVNKRYEGLSTVRAKAIKGKGAWYWAYLEPVLVRNPDTNDPKAVKLKCNLCEAAFSASNPSRTASEHLKRGTCPKFNSLLKPSSSSSTSLPPLSSPSSLVHHRKRFASVGTTSNEGLNSYNQQLSHHRHSQHLCLSGGKDDLGPLAMLEDSVKKLKSPKPLPPGPHLTKTQIDSALSLLTDWFYESYGSVSFPSLDHPKFKAFMNQVGLPDISKQDFMSSRLDSKYQEAKLESEVKLRDAEFYQLVSDGWKNKIFGNGDEGLIKFMVNLPNGTTLFQKAFFPGGSGCSMAVPATYAEEIMWETVTGTCDVVQKCVGIVADKYKAKTLRNLETRNHWMVNLSCQLKGVSNLIKDFSKELPLFKNVVDNCLKITSLFNNNSQARSILNKFRLQESRLSVSSFGVPPLLYCEDLQNFSHIISMLDNTLSHARVLHLVVMDDSFKVVLMEDSLAREVAEVIHNMAFWNDVEAINTLIKLIRSMTEEIEAERPLVGQCLPLWEDLRAKMKAWCVKFSIHEAVVEKIVDKRFRKNYHPAWSAAFILDPVYLIRDTSGKYLPPFKCLTCEQEKDVDSLITRLVSREEAHIASMELMKWRSEGLDPLYAQAVQVKKRDPFTGKMKIANPQSSRLIWETILKEFTILGKIAVRLLFLHATSSGFKCSWSFMRWVWNQGEVQSRDGLERVQKMIFVAAHSKLKKREFGNEGDNEAELFAPKDDDMLNEVFVDTSSL comes from the coding sequence ATGGTGGTAGTGAGGACAGATGACATGGCAATAAGAGTAGTGAACAAGAGATATGAAGGATTAAGTACGGTTCGGGCGAAAGCGATTAAAGGAAAAGGAGCTTGGTATTGGGCATATCTTGAGCCAGTTTTAGTTCGAAACCCTGACACGAATGACCCGAAAGCCGTTAAGCTAAAATGTAATCTTTGTGAAGCTGCTTTCTCAGCATCAAATCCATCAAGAACTGCCTCTGAGCATCTTAAAAGAGGAACTTGTCCTAAATTTAACTCTCTTTTAAAACCCTCGTCCTCTTCTTCTACCTCATTGCCACCGTTGTCTTCGCCGTCTTCTCTCGTTCATCATCGTAAACGTTTCGCGTCTGTCGGCACTACTTCAAACGAAGGCCTAAATAGTTACAACCAACAGCTGTCTCATCATCGGCATAGTCAGCATTTGTGTTTATCTGGTGGGAAAGATGATTTAGGCCCATTAGCAATGTTGGAAGATAgtgtaaaaaagttaaaaagtccAAAGCCTTTACCACCCGGTCCtcatttaacaaaaacccaaatTGATTCAGCTCTTAGTTTATTAACTGATTGGTTTTACGAGTCTTATGGTTCGGTTTCTTTTCCAAGTTTGGACCATCCAAAGTTTAAAGCTTTTATGAATCAAGTCGGTTTGCCTGACATTTCTAAACAAGATTTCATGTCATCAAGGCTTGACTCGAAGTACCAAGAAGCTAAACTAGAATCAGAAGTTAAGCTGAGGGATGCAGAGTTTTATCAGCTCGTTTCTGATGGATGGAAGAACAAAATTTTTGGTAATGGAGATGAGGGCTTGATTAAGTTCATGGTTAATCTTCCCAATGGAACCACATTGTTCCAAAAAGCCTTTTTTCCAGGTGGCAGTGGTTGCTCAATGGCGGTTCCTGCCACGTATGCAGAGGAGATCATGTGGGAAACCGTTACAGGTACATGTGATGTTGTTCAAAAATGTGTTGGGATAGTGGCAGATAAGTATAAAGCAAAGACCTTGAGGAATTTGGAAACTAGAAATCATTGGATGGTTAACTTATCTTGTCAACTTAAGGGTGTTAGTAATTTGATTAAGGATTTTAGTAAAGAGCTGCCTCTTTTCAAGAATGTAGTTGATAATTGCTTAAAGATAACCAGTTTATTTAACAATAATTCTCAAGCTAGGAGTATTTTAAACAAGTTTCGGTTACAAGAGTCAAGATTGTCAGTTTCCTCGTTTGGAGTTCCTCCCCTTTTGTATTGTGAAGACTTACAAAACTTTTCGCATATTATTTCAATGTTGGACAATACCTTGAGTCATGCTCGGGTGTTGCATTTAGTTGTTATGGACGATTCGTTCAAAGTTGTGTTGATGGAAGATTCTCTTGCTAGAGAAGTTGCGGAAGTGATTCATAATATGGCGTTTTGGAATGATGTTGAAGCTATTAATACTTTGATCAAGTTGATCAGAAGCATGACTGAAGAGATTGAAGCAGAAAGGCCATTAGTGGGGCAGTGTCTGCCTCTTTGGGAGGATTTACGGGCTAAAATGAAGGCCTGGTGTGTCAAATTCAGCATCCATGAGGCGGTTGTTGAGAAAATTGTTGACAAACGATTCAGGAAAAACTATCATCCTGCATGGTCAGCTGCGTTTATACTTGATCCAGTGTATTTAATAAGGGACACAAGCGGAAAATACCTCCCGCCTTTTAAATGCTTAACTtgtgaacaagaaaaagatgttgATAGTTTAATTACACGTCTAGTTTCACGGGAAGAAGCTCACATTGCATCAATGGAGCTCATGAAATGGAGGTCAGAGGGACTCGACCCTTTGTATGCACAGGCGGTTCAAGTCAAAAAACGTGACCCATTTACAGGAAAGATGAAGATAGCAAACCCTCAAAGTAGTAGACTCATTTGGGAGACCATCTTGAAAGAGTTCACCATTTTGGGAAAGATTGCAGTGAGGCTTTTGTTTCTTCATGCAACCTCTAGTGGGTTCAAGTGCAGTTGGTCTTTCATGAGATGGGTATGGAATCAAGGTGAAGTTCAATCAAGGGATGGTCTCGAAAGGGTGCAAAAGATGATATTTGTTGCAGCTCACTCGAAGCTTAAAAAACGTGAATTTGGTAACGAGGGGGACAATGAGGCAGAACTATTTGCCCCTAAAGACGATGACATGCTTAATGAGGTCTTTGTCGATACATCCTCATTGTAA